One region of Emys orbicularis isolate rEmyOrb1 chromosome 4, rEmyOrb1.hap1, whole genome shotgun sequence genomic DNA includes:
- the LOC135877117 gene encoding large ribosomal subunit protein P2-like: protein MRYVAAYLLTVLGGNNNPTAKNIKKILDSVGIDADDERVNKVISELSGKDVDDVVNSGLSKLACVPAGSALAPAAAASPAAGEGAPAEEKKEEEKKEESEESDEDMGFGLFD, encoded by the exons ATGCGTTACGTGGCCGCTTACCTGCTTACTGTCCTGGGTGGCAACAACAACCCTACAGCCAAGAACATCAAGAAGATCCTCGACAGCGTTGGTATCGATGCAGATGACGAACGTGTCAACAAG GTCATCAGTGAACTGAGTGGCAAAGATGTTGATGATGTTGTCAATTCAG GCCTCTCCAAGTTAGCCTGTGTTCCAGCAGGCAGTGCTcttgctccagccgctgctgcatCTCCGGCTGCTGGTGAAGGCGCACCTGCAG aagagaaaaaagaggaagagaagaaggaaGAATCTGAGGAGTCTGACGAGGACATGGGATTTGGGCTCTTTGATTAA